The following are encoded together in the Montipora foliosa isolate CH-2021 chromosome 12, ASM3666993v2, whole genome shotgun sequence genome:
- the LOC137980075 gene encoding beta-1,3-galactosyltransferase 1-like translates to MIRKRTKKILLALFLGVATCVSFQLVYVRRNRFSLPASGEDGDRQLQTNELRRLTTTRSLTTTSISPQIKHRTFLITKRSCMQHYDLLLIISSAPGNFKRRNTIRKTWAFERDFQSRWTTVFLVAQTRDEVVSDALLREDEALTDLVRGSYYDHYWNQTRKIQMGFEWAVTYCNFSFLLKLDDDVFVHIPRVLSFVSAPNTPKKNLYAGNHYRHHFALRKGKWKVTYEEYNQTHYPDFCPGFGYILSQDVVRAFVDTFSSLPFFRLDDVYVGMLAEKNGINVTNNKGFEVWHPPKLHCVPTNYTLVRHDVGEECQMKMFKTVVFPE, encoded by the coding sequence atgatcAGAAAACGGACTAAgaagattttgttagctttattCCTTGGGGTGGCAACTTGTGTATCTTTCCAGCTAGTTTATGTACGGAGGAATCGCTTCTCCCTTCCCGCTTCAGGAGAGGACGGCGATCGACAGCTGCAGACGAACGAATTACGAAGACTGACAACAACGAGATCATTAACAACAACTTCTATTTCGCCGCAAATTAAGCACAGGACATTTCTTATAACCAAGAGATCTTGTATGCAACATTACGATCTTCTTTTGATTATCTCATCCGCTCCAGGTAATTTTAAAAGGAGGAATACTATTCGCAAGACTTGGGCTTTCGAAAGAGACTTTCAATCAAGATGGACAACGGTTTTTCTCGTCGCTCAAACACGAGATGAAGTTGTATCAGACGCATTGTTAAGAGAAGATGAAGCTCTTACAGACCTTGTGCGAGGTAGCTATTATGATCACTACTGGAATCAAACTCGAAAGATACAAATGGGCTTCGAATGGGCAGTAACGTATTGCAATTTCTCGTTTCTTTTGAAGCTAGACGACGACGTGTTTGTGCATATTCCAAGAGTTCTTTCCTTCGTGAGTGCACCCAACACGCCGAAGAAAAATCTTTACGCTGGCAATCACTACAGACATCATTTTGCTCTTAGGAAAGGAAAATGGAAAGTAACTTACGAAGAATATAATCAGACGCATTATCCGGATTTTTGTCCCGGATTTGGATATATTTTATCTCAAGACGTTGTAAGAGCATTTGTCGACACGTTCTCTTCCTTACCGTTCTTTCGACTGGACGACGTATACGTTGGCATGCTAGCAGAAAAGAATGGAATTAATGTGACGAACAATAAAGGATTTGAAGTATGGCACCCACCTAAACTTCATTGTGTTCCAACAAATTATACTTTAGTTAGGCATGATGTCGGAGAAGAGTGCCAGATGAAAATGTTCAAGACAGTGGTGTTCCCTGAGTAG
- the LOC137981107 gene encoding uncharacterized protein, which produces MTTPHIGDEDELVLAADPPNPAENPDQPEPAENPQQPDPAEHLIQPEPAEIPRVMERSLPAPTAFNIDAADLYCEWKHWVSAFEIYAIASDLRKKEDAIQRATMLHCLGPAVQRIFNTLPGEHKSLEEVKTALSGYFAPKRNVVAERYKFRSRAQKADESIDTYLTSLRELAKSCDFGTLEEEMIRDQIVEKCSSRTLKQKLLQHDDLDLAKTIKIARSAETAVQEARLLSQGTKENPIHIDHVHASRGFPAKPFSCYRCGGTDGHTPDECGAIKSTCNICKKVGHLQKVCRSKPKTTHPANRHKKRPAKKEKKTPNMKVRSLRSKPANWLEDSSSDESEPVLSLNNVDSSITVQINGQRTRMIVDTGCKYNIISSQLYKSQFRHCELNQTQRRFTAYGQKEPLNCNGYFNATIKASDKTINTKVYVIEGNAESLLGRDSSFKLAILRQGSHCGLIFFMSRHMLSHKYVTTFTPRESWRSHL; this is translated from the coding sequence ATGACAACACCacacattggcgacgaggatgaaCTCGTACTAGCTGCAGATCCGCCAAACCCGGCAGAAAATCCAGACCAGCCAGAACCGGCAGAAAATCCACAACAGCCAGACCCGGCAGAACATCTAATACAGCCAGAACCGGCAGAAATTCCACGAGTAATGGAACGGTCGTTGCCCGCACCCACCGCATTCAACATCGATGCAGCAGATCTGTACTGTGAATGGAAACACTGGGTGAGCGCGTTCGAAATTTATGCCATTGCCTCCGATCTAAGAAAGAAGGAAGATGCGATTCAGAGAGCTACGATGCTGCACTGCCTTGGCCCCGCAGTACAACGCATCTTCAATACGCTCCCTGGAGAACACAAGTCCCTCGAAGAGGTGAAAACTGCCCTCAGTGGATACTTTGCACCAAAACGGAACGTTGTGGCAGAGCGCTACAAGTTCAGGTCGCGAGCGCAAAAGGCAGACGAGTCAATAGACACGTACCTGACGAGCCTCAGAGAGCTGGCAAAATCATGCGACTTTGGCACTCTAGAGGAGGAGATGATCCGGGACCAAATCGTCGAGAAATGTTCCTCACGTACCTTAAAGCAGAAACTACTTCAGCACGACGATCTGGATCTCGCAAAGACGATCAAAATCGCGCGAAGTGCAGAAACGGCCGTACAAGAAGCGCGATTGCTGTCACAAGGCACCAAAGAAAACCCGATCCATATCGACCACGTGCACGCTTCCCGCGGATTTCCAGCGAAACCGTTCAGCTGTTATAGATGTGGTGGAACCGACGGACACACTCCTGACGAATGCGGTGCAATCAAGTCCACGTGCAATATCTGCAAAAAAGTTGGACACTTGCAAAAGGTTTGTCGCTCAAAGCCCAAGACTACACATCCAGCAAACCGGCACAAAAAGAGGcctgcaaagaaagaaaagaaaactccaaACATGAAGGTCCGCAGCTTGAGATCCAAACCTGCTAATTGGCTTGAAGACAGCTCAAGTGACGAGAGCGAACCAGTACTCTCTTTGAACAATGTTGACAGTTCCATTACGGTACAGATTAATGGACAAAGGACCAGAATGATAGTCGACACTGGTTGTAAGTACAACATAATATCCTCACAGTTGTATAAATCACAATTTAGGCATTGTGAACTGAATCAAACTCAAAGACGCTTCACTGCGTATGGACAGAAAGAACCgctaaattgtaatggttatttTAATGCCACCATCAAAGCCAGCGATAAGACTATCAATACCAAGGTTTACGTGATAGAGGGTAACGCGGAGTCATTACTGGGACGAGACTCTAGTTTCAAGCTAGCGATACTTAGGCAGGGGTCgcactgtggccttattttttttatgtcgcGTCATATGTTGTCCCACAAATATGTCACGACATTTACGCCACGGGAGTCTTGGAGGTCGCACTTGTAG
- the LOC137981108 gene encoding uncharacterized protein, which translates to MIFETGLSTLNISRAKRAPNTNNFVDMRLVLVFLATFLQSMFNLFNVQNLIGLYALHNIRQRQILALAALNRRRRMQRRRNRRFRFWCLPRPRQSWFEIHYNDHRIPDGFFKQQLRVRRATFNQLLNNVSPHVARQDTSMRNCVPVEKILAIGLYRLAHGNSYVSTAPAFNVGKSTVIEAVQDVVNVLYDQRNRYIKFPTTIAEMTECIATFERTRSELPNVAGAIDGTHIPIIAPREDAVDYFSRYQQHDMIVQGVVDGTGKFIDAVAGFPGSAHDARVLRNSNIYQEAEQGNILQAPRVDIDGNDIGPYLVGDSAYPLTPWLIKPFPEGTNDPDEKTFNKELSRARVVVERAFGILKGRWRVLQKRLDSSLNFAIKTTIACIVLHNFCIEANDDWDDDNDDDPPNNDGNNNVVVGDADEIRGTLKDFVCGNVWIAQKQFIIIFFSIYKDKRNV; encoded by the coding sequence ATGATATTTGAAACCGGACTGTCAACACTTAATATTTCTCGCGCGAAAAGAGCGCCAAATACAAATAATTTTGTAGACATGAGGCTGGTGCTAGTTTTTTTAGCAACATTTCTTCAATCTATGTTTAACTTGTTCAATGTACAAAACCTTATTGGTTTGTACGCATTGCACAACATTCGCCAACGGCAAATCTTGGCTCTTGCCGCTTTAAACCGACGTCGACGGATGCAGAGAAGACGAAATCGCCGATTTAGATTTTGGTGTTTACCACGGCCACGACAGTCATGGTTCGAGATCCATTATAATGATCACCGGATTCCTGATGGCTTCTTTAAGCAGCAGCTTCGAGTTCGAAGAGCAACttttaatcagcttttgaacaacgtAAGTCCACATGTCGCAAGACAAGATACATCTATGCGAAACTGTGTTCCAGTAGAAAAGATTTTGGCGATAGGTTTATACAGATTAGCACATGGCAATTCGTATGTCTCCACTGCCCCCGCTTTTAACGTCGGAAAGTCCACGGTCATTGAAGCAGTACAAGATGTCGTGAACGTTTTATATGATCAGCGAAATCGTTACATCAAGTTCCCTACGACGATTGCGGAGATGACTGAGTGTATTGCAACTTTTGAGAGAACAAGATCTGAGTTGCCAAATGTTGCAGGTGCTATAGATGGGACACATATCCCAATCATCGCGCCCAGAGAAGATGCAGTTGACTATTTTAGTCGTTACCAGCAGCATGATATGATTGTTCAAGGGGTTGTAGATGGCACTGGAAAATTCATTGACGCAGTTGCAGGATTCCCTGGGAGTGCTCATGATGCAAGGGTTTTGAGAAACAGTAACATTTATCAAGAGGCTGAACAGGGAAACATTCTGCAGGCTCCACGGGTAGATATCGATGGGAATGATATAGGTCCCTACCTAGTTGGAGATAGTGCTTATCCGCTAACACCCTGGCTCATAAAGCCATTTCCAGAGGGGACAAATGATCCTGATGAAAAAACCTTCAACAAAGAGCTTAGCAGAGCAAGAGTTGTTGTAGAGCGTGCCTTTGGAATTTTAAAGGGACGTTGGAGAGTGCTACAGAAACGCCTAGATAGCTCCCTGAATTTTGCAATCAAAACTACCATTGCATGTATTGTTCTTCATAACTTTTGTATAGAAGCTAATGATGACTGGGATGATGACAACGACGATGATCCACCCAACAACGATGGAAATAATAATGTGGTTGTTGGAGATGCTGATGAAATAAGGGGTACATTGAAGGACTTTGTTTGTGGCAACGTATGGATAGCTCAAAAAcagtttattattatatttttttcgatttacaaagacaaaagaaacgtATGA